The following proteins are co-located in the Borrelia parkeri genome:
- a CDS encoding DUF787 family protein — MPQDTISVNLAHSRLDINYVNYYAPLLVYKCAKIKVNTTTPKVKILNLNINNFERQIDALEKEGSNGEDEFGKEKEYLKSAIQAFFSSGDAGLKSVKLLIYKEGTEAKAIKTELRDNRYTFIVLINTYASNSDGGDGLTIYKDDYTHFKDDKHFFVFATKESEIKELFKNGSNSKEKIIVIHSKGDENLHLRFISKYLHEASIFQAANPYGLKLSGMEPITDDDTISKLRGANINFYSLLNETGLDGVKAFKEGVTLSGTPIDELFTYHYIKYEFTSELIRVWNFNGRQNSKLSKLQLSGERDNAYSAAIECMLKRFIDGGLIVAYSKLKIQVSSTPQLKLLLSVEITYNHSMNAVLLNITAQDIQNYLNSLKET; from the coding sequence ATGCCGCAAGATACAATTAGTGTGAATTTGGCACATTCTAGATTAGATATAAATTATGTAAATTACTACGCGCCTTTACTTGTTTACAAATGTGCCAAAATTAAAGTTAACACCACAACACCCAAGGTAAAAATATTAAACTTAAATATAAATAACTTTGAGAGACAGATTGATGCACTTGAGAAAGAAGGTAGTAATGGAGAGGATGAATTTGGTAAGGAAAAGGAGTACTTAAAGAGCGCAATACAAGCATTCTTTTCTTCAGGTGATGCTGGACTTAAATCAGTTAAACTACTTATATATAAAGAAGGCACTGAAGCAAAGGCAATTAAGACAGAGCTTAGAGATAATAGATATACATTTATTGTACTTATAAACACCTATGCAAGTAACAGTGATGGTGGTGATGGACTTACTATTTACAAGGATGATTATACACATTTTAAAGACGATAAGCACTTTTTCGTATTTGCAACTAAAGAATCTGAAATCAAAGAACTATTTAAAAATGGTAGTAACTCTAAAGAAAAAATTATTGTTATCCACTCTAAAGGTGATGAGAACCTTCATTTGCGGTTTATATCTAAATACTTACATGAAGCTAGTATATTTCAAGCTGCTAATCCTTATGGACTCAAACTTAGCGGCATGGAGCCTATTACTGATGATGATACAATTTCTAAACTTAGAGGGGCAAATATTAACTTCTACTCACTTCTTAATGAAACTGGTCTTGATGGTGTTAAAGCTTTCAAAGAAGGAGTAACTCTTTCAGGCACTCCTATTGATGAACTCTTCACTTACCATTATATCAAATATGAATTTACATCAGAGCTTATTAGAGTATGGAATTTTAATGGTAGACAAAATAGTAAATTATCAAAACTGCAACTCTCAGGAGAGCGAGATAATGCTTACAGTGCAGCTATTGAATGTATGCTTAAACGTTTCATTGATGGAGGTCTAATTGTTGCGTACTCTAAGCTTAAGATTCAAGTATCATCAACACCTCAGCTAAAGCTTTTATTATCCGTAGAGATTACTTATAACCACTCTATGAACGCCGTTCTTTTAAACATTACAGCACAAGATATACAAAATTATCTAAATAGCTTAAAGGAGACTTAA
- a CDS encoding DUF764 family protein, translated as MILSTQNIHKSLISYFKIFKERISKLEIKLDLINTYNHPYMSKYTIQCENIIAIKFENMDDLTLGSRAGAFYKNVNEFSLHFQIFILSQVINSKDKDAYYTMFQIYSLLSDFIYENTCKLTLEQEEDDKYSIRVNLYIYPTTNMQNSGLVKIDSNYSNAAYCCSQAFKANVQVIEQLIREEK; from the coding sequence GTGATATTAAGTACACAGAACATACACAAAAGCTTAATCTCTTATTTTAAAATTTTTAAAGAACGTATCTCTAAATTAGAGATAAAGTTAGATTTAATTAATACATACAATCATCCATACATGTCTAAATACACTATTCAATGTGAAAACATTATTGCAATTAAATTTGAAAATATGGACGATCTAACGTTAGGCTCAAGAGCTGGTGCATTTTACAAAAATGTAAATGAGTTTAGTTTGCATTTTCAAATATTCATTTTAAGTCAGGTTATAAACTCTAAAGACAAGGATGCTTATTACACCATGTTTCAAATTTATAGTCTACTTAGCGATTTTATTTACGAGAATACTTGTAAGTTAACACTAGAACAAGAAGAAGATGATAAATACTCAATTAGGGTCAACTTATATATTTACCCTACAACAAATATGCAAAACAGTGGACTTGTTAAAATTGATTCTAATTATAGCAACGCTGCATATTGTTGCAGTCAAGCTTTTAAAGCTAATGTACAAGTAATAGAACAACTAATTAGGGAGGAGAAGTGA
- a CDS encoding DUF226 domain-containing protein: protein MNGFLFIWQLIKIKRTNFLFHLEDYLIREKITPFNLFSLKDDDKFLGIYYGYRKPIKNIVRRV, encoded by the coding sequence ATGAATGGATTTCTTTTCATTTGGCAGTTGATAAAAATCAAAAGGACAAATTTTTTATTTCATTTAGAGGATTATTTAATCAGAGAAAAAATAACACCTTTTAATTTATTTTCTTTAAAAGATGATGATAAATTTTTAGGTATTTATTATGGTTATAGAAAACCAATAAAGAATATAGTAAGAAGAGTATGA
- a CDS encoding DUF228 domain-containing protein translates to MSSVSEKITTSSGIKGNKEVQDSDTLHSDYELESQMANSEQIEFLKTLDVETLNTLDTLEDVESLRISSQPKSRSKRHTPAQVASLETQYRDAILKLRQYTKNQHEDRALFSGFENGFQDKMKIIDSNALSISSSVDIIGKYPYKGWPFKRAVKLSVESDTVYVIPSNDEDMYGICIDVDESTDTASVIPITNNFTGYLSASDASIKIADKLDFDSNGMLIKAGSGGKRMMNIVALDDAFTIDLAPDDATRKGQYKLHFVEVTVYGNRS, encoded by the coding sequence ATGAGTTCTGTAAGTGAAAAAATAACTACTTCTAGCGGTATTAAAGGTAATAAAGAAGTTCAAGACAGTGATACTTTGCATTCAGATTATGAATTAGAGAGTCAAATGGCAAATTCAGAGCAAATAGAATTTTTAAAAACACTAGATGTAGAAACATTAAATACTCTAGATACTCTAGAGGATGTAGAATCATTGAGAATAAGTAGTCAGCCTAAAAGCCGCAGCAAAAGACATACACCTGCACAAGTAGCGTCACTTGAGACTCAATACAGAGATGCAATCCTAAAGCTTAGACAATACACTAAGAATCAACATGAAGATAGGGCTTTATTTAGTGGTTTTGAGAATGGATTTCAAGATAAGATGAAAATTATTGATTCTAATGCCCTCTCAATATCTAGTAGTGTTGACATTATAGGAAAGTATCCATATAAAGGATGGCCATTCAAGCGTGCTGTTAAGCTTTCAGTAGAGAGTGATACTGTTTATGTCATACCATCTAATGATGAGGATATGTATGGTATATGCATTGATGTTGATGAGAGTACTGACACGGCATCTGTAATTCCAATAACTAATAATTTTACTGGATATTTATCAGCTAGTGATGCAAGTATAAAGATAGCAGATAAATTAGATTTTGATTCAAACGGAATGCTTATAAAAGCAGGAAGTGGTGGCAAAAGAATGATGAATATCGTAGCACTTGATGACGCATTTACCATTGATTTAGCACCAGATGATGCTACCCGTAAGGGACAATACAAATTACATTTTGTTGAAGTAACGGTGTATGGTAATAGATCTTAA
- a CDS encoding DUF244 domain-containing protein, translated as MAKSLKSNSDIDIKNIDLDELSVIIEDFLKNSFVYQELCDMDFKFEFLTFLKASHLEIDEDENLNLKRHLEKIIALQSEIDKVEETTKKDHALELSRLTKPIKDKLKFQIDALVKEFSLNEHINYDFDGNLFHLDMSRRAIKDRFKFLSSVMDFTFSSNSNVVNDWSTPILNAV; from the coding sequence ATTGCCAAATCTTTAAAATCAAATAGTGATATTGATATTAAAAATATTGATTTAGACGAGCTGAGTGTTATTATTGAAGATTTTTTAAAGAATAGCTTTGTGTATCAAGAGTTGTGTGATATGGATTTCAAGTTTGAATTTTTAACATTTTTAAAAGCAAGTCATCTTGAGATTGATGAAGACGAAAATTTGAATTTGAAGAGACATCTTGAAAAGATTATTGCATTGCAATCTGAAATTGACAAGGTAGAAGAGACAACTAAAAAGGATCATGCGTTAGAGTTGTCTAGGTTAACAAAACCTATTAAAGATAAACTTAAATTTCAAATAGATGCTCTGGTTAAAGAATTTTCTTTAAATGAACATATAAATTATGACTTTGATGGGAATCTATTCCATTTAGATATGAGTAGGAGAGCTATTAAGGATAGATTTAAGTTTTTAAGCTCTGTTATGGATTTTACCTTTAGTAGTAATTCAAATGTAGTTAATGATTGGTCCACTCCTATTTTAAATGCTGTTTAA
- a CDS encoding DUF1322 family protein encodes MKSSSNEYIQVLHETKLEYFKLLEEIKQNKYFFPIIMGVCTLNDVKTLNYKDLMEVNKISELKLEKQIFEMFLSKGVL; translated from the coding sequence ATGAAAAGCAGTAGTAATGAATATATACAAGTATTACATGAAACTAAGCTTGAATATTTTAAGCTACTTGAAGAGATAAAACAAAACAAATATTTCTTTCCAATTATCATGGGTGTTTGCACTTTAAATGACGTAAAAACACTAAATTATAAAGATTTAATGGAAGTTAACAAAATATCTGAACTTAAACTTGAAAAGCAAATATTTGAAATGTTCCTTAGTAAAGGTGTATTATGA
- a CDS encoding DUF1473 family protein translates to MITRYKMNILTKDKTHTFEVRVLPVYKWDSILGFSQSEGIHKLNEIKYLSEITNLMIKPGFLDEFYFILNENREYITYYKEYLQAILYSIQFDTFKSDPDFKRPNLVYLSHYLNNTSGFIQFDYIDDSWNYEEIIQNIKI, encoded by the coding sequence GTGATTACACGTTACAAAATGAATATTTTAACTAAAGACAAAACACATACATTTGAAGTAAGAGTACTTCCTGTCTACAAGTGGGACTCTATATTAGGATTTTCACAAAGTGAAGGCATACATAAACTAAATGAAATTAAATATTTAAGCGAAATTACCAATTTAATGATTAAACCTGGCTTTTTAGATGAATTTTACTTTATTTTAAATGAAAATAGAGAGTACATTACTTACTATAAAGAATATCTTCAAGCCATACTTTACTCAATTCAGTTTGATACATTCAAATCAGATCCTGACTTTAAGAGACCAAATTTAGTTTACTTAAGTCATTATCTAAATAATACTAGTGGCTTTATACAATTTGATTACATTGATGATAGTTGGAATTATGAAGAGATAATACAAAATATCAAAATATAG
- a CDS encoding DUF603 domain-containing protein, with amino-acid sequence MSRVKKSLDDYVVYFREGKLNDASIAKELGVSRVNVGKMRRKWEEIKDDPEYITGAAKLTIREDTLKNILFHASQSRAQARDLKSQFSMAKSMLGLEFINSFSRYLELELKTHNYKIEELESQISNLYKKTLNKKVAHSEEESRELEELKLKLDELKRERELKKMSLCYKTMLKLKATDTDVRSKLQI; translated from the coding sequence ATGAGTAGGGTAAAGAAATCATTAGATGATTATGTTGTGTATTTTAGAGAAGGAAAACTTAATGACGCTAGTATTGCAAAAGAGCTTGGAGTTAGTCGTGTTAATGTAGGAAAGATGCGACGCAAATGGGAAGAGATTAAAGATGACCCTGAGTATATTACTGGTGCTGCTAAGCTTACTATTCGTGAAGATACTTTGAAGAATATCTTATTTCATGCATCACAAAGTAGGGCCCAAGCACGTGATCTTAAGAGTCAGTTTAGTATGGCTAAAAGTATGTTGGGACTAGAATTTATAAATTCATTTAGTAGGTATTTAGAGTTAGAACTTAAAACTCATAATTACAAAATAGAAGAATTAGAGTCTCAAATTAGCAATCTTTATAAGAAGACTTTAAATAAAAAAGTAGCACATTCAGAAGAAGAAAGTCGTGAGCTTGAAGAGTTAAAACTTAAACTCGATGAGCTTAAAAGGGAGAGAGAACTTAAGAAGATGTCACTATGTTACAAGACAATGCTAAAGCTTAAAGCTACTGATACAGATGTGCGCTCTAAATTACAAATTTAA
- a CDS encoding YqaJ viral recombinase family protein — MINIMTKITKIKQRSEVGMQQFGLYRQMMFEGFESFAYQSQENFKGKQKQLSKINKIGRKLPKIGRDECFKFNSKVDFSMQREALKHMGASEVGSMFIGADSLEKLMRDRILKAIGREIPFEDNLSMRKGKILESLGFDEFVRMHAGNIEVLHKNKYANGVDKYNYFKKFKGRETLVGSTIDGWFVSSSGEAELLEIKFSDNLYLKSAAFEYNKTGNFLENKYFFKYYVQVQMQLLCTGLDRGNLFIIIGNEAINCVINRDDNFISAVMTEVSRLEQRSK; from the coding sequence ATGATAAATATAATGACAAAAATAACAAAAATAAAACAAAGATCAGAGGTGGGGATGCAACAATTTGGTTTGTACAGGCAGATGATGTTTGAAGGATTTGAATCTTTTGCATATCAAAGTCAAGAAAATTTTAAAGGTAAACAAAAACAGTTAAGTAAAATAAATAAGATAGGACGTAAATTACCAAAAATTGGAAGAGATGAATGTTTTAAGTTTAATAGTAAGGTTGATTTTAGTATGCAAAGAGAAGCATTAAAGCATATGGGTGCAAGTGAAGTTGGAAGTATGTTTATTGGAGCTGATTCTTTAGAAAAATTAATGCGAGATAGGATACTTAAAGCTATAGGAAGAGAGATTCCATTTGAAGATAATTTAAGCATGAGAAAGGGGAAGATACTAGAGTCTTTAGGATTTGATGAATTTGTTCGTATGCACGCAGGCAATATTGAAGTGTTGCATAAAAACAAATATGCAAACGGTGTTGACAAATATAATTATTTTAAAAAATTTAAGGGCCGTGAGACATTAGTTGGGTCAACAATTGATGGATGGTTTGTAAGCAGCTCGGGAGAAGCAGAGTTACTTGAGATCAAATTTAGTGATAATCTTTACTTAAAAAGTGCAGCTTTTGAATACAATAAAACAGGTAATTTTTTAGAAAATAAATATTTCTTCAAATATTATGTTCAAGTACAAATGCAACTCTTATGTACAGGTTTAGATAGGGGAAATTTATTTATTATCATAGGTAATGAGGCTATCAACTGTGTAATTAATAGGGATGATAATTTTATTAGTGCTGTAATGACTGAGGTTTCAAGATTAGAGCAGAGAAGTAAGTAA
- a CDS encoding DUF3890 domain-containing protein, with protein sequence MSGELQTLHSKVLSLLNLNEEILSFTQFETYTELLEMIIITKGINARVISSSHLILLLCYYIGCRLSQAGMIREFGLERIKNEKLNELEISYHPASNETNTTLSFCRQFESLLSSLKSQTNIPSCCLGFIR encoded by the coding sequence ATGTCAGGAGAGCTTCAAACACTTCATAGTAAAGTCTTAAGTTTACTTAACTTAAATGAAGAAATATTATCATTTACACAGTTTGAAACTTACACAGAACTACTTGAAATGATAATAATAACTAAAGGAATTAATGCTCGTGTGATTAGCTCCTCCCATCTGATACTATTGCTTTGTTACTATATAGGCTGCAGGCTAAGTCAAGCAGGGATGATACGTGAATTTGGTCTTGAGAGGATCAAAAATGAAAAGCTAAATGAACTTGAAATTTCATATCACCCTGCTAGTAATGAGACTAATACTACTTTAAGTTTTTGTAGACAGTTTGAATCTTTACTTAGTTCTCTAAAAAGCCAAACAAACATACCCTCTTGTTGTTTAGGATTTATAAGGTGA
- a CDS encoding DUF1357 family protein translates to MEVEKTNDSVKTATDTESVSKTPVMVSISAAEYEEYKAYKATKESDNKALSINERVSKELAEVQERALLQDKLLKEATRINEIDTLASKYLSNHFNKEALLSKGYSLDEILLAQSRELVRKYVLPEEIKAIAKVESTEHLEGKILEQLLDLAKVNIKHRKRNVSMSDVSSKNGSVKFRETISISDPNFRPINRSEITEGMIQFHINKQKQTSERINKRSA, encoded by the coding sequence ATGGAAGTAGAGAAGACAAATGACTCTGTAAAGACCGCTACTGATACAGAATCAGTAAGTAAAACACCGGTTATGGTGAGTATAAGTGCTGCTGAATATGAAGAATATAAAGCGTATAAAGCAACAAAAGAATCTGATAATAAGGCTTTAAGTATTAATGAGCGTGTATCAAAAGAACTTGCTGAGGTTCAGGAGCGTGCATTATTACAAGATAAACTCTTAAAGGAAGCAACACGTATCAATGAGATTGATACACTTGCAAGTAAATACTTAAGTAATCACTTTAATAAAGAGGCATTACTCTCTAAAGGATATTCACTTGATGAGATACTCTTAGCCCAAAGCCGAGAGCTTGTTCGAAAATATGTATTACCTGAAGAGATAAAAGCTATAGCTAAGGTTGAATCAACAGAACATCTTGAAGGAAAGATATTGGAACAGCTTTTAGATTTGGCAAAGGTGAATATAAAACATAGAAAGCGTAATGTGAGTATGAGTGATGTTTCTTCTAAAAATGGGAGTGTTAAATTTAGAGAGACAATATCAATCTCAGATCCAAATTTCAGACCAATTAATCGAAGTGAGATTACAGAAGGTATGATACAGTTTCATATAAATAAACAAAAACAGACTTCCGAAAGAATAAACAAACGCAGTGCTTAA
- a CDS encoding Mlp family lipoprotein, with the protein MNKINFILVLALLISSCEYEHRNATPKSRVKRNLEEQEEVQKTPEEVLREKLNETQKTNLDFLKQALGNDDLFNKFLNHDESKIKEALEHINTELEKCNGNDGGKSTFKTVVQGYFSKMDESTLNGFKEGATSTCQVGAGG; encoded by the coding sequence ATGAATAAAATTAATTTTATTTTGGTATTGGCACTACTAATTAGTAGTTGTGAATATGAGCATAGAAATGCTACACCTAAGAGTAGAGTTAAAAGAAATTTAGAAGAACAAGAAGAAGTACAAAAAACACCTGAAGAAGTGTTAAGAGAAAAATTAAATGAAACTCAAAAAACAAATCTAGATTTTTTAAAACAAGCTTTGGGTAATGATGATCTTTTTAACAAATTTTTAAATCATGATGAATCTAAAATAAAGGAAGCCCTTGAACATATAAATACTGAACTTGAAAAATGTAATGGAAATGATGGGGGTAAAAGCACTTTTAAAACCGTTGTACAAGGATATTTTAGTAAAATGGATGAAAGTACGCTCAATGGTTTTAAAGAAGGAGCAACAAGCACTTGTCAAGTAGGAGCAGGTGGTTAA
- a CDS encoding DUF228 domain-containing protein, with translation MSNNITQLKKEYEDKLKEIKALMKNPSRDLATFSNNTDFRDKNLHFSNSGGTSTSSDTVIVNYPIKGYPYKRGVKLSFEGDFEPRVEAGGGDDLFGICVNIDDFTQRATVVPITEYFEGYLVVKKDSQSSINAGDKLSFNTNGELEKASTSNNTKVNAIALSKAYKLNDSLYIINVSVFGNRALKGS, from the coding sequence GTGTCTAATAATATCACGCAACTTAAAAAAGAATATGAAGATAAACTTAAAGAAATCAAAGCATTAATGAAGAATCCTAGTAGGGACTTAGCTACTTTTAGTAACAATACTGATTTTAGAGATAAGAATTTACATTTTAGTAATTCTGGTGGAACTAGTACAAGTTCAGATACTGTAATTGTTAACTATCCAATTAAGGGATATCCATACAAGAGAGGAGTAAAGTTATCTTTTGAAGGTGACTTTGAACCTCGTGTTGAAGCTGGGGGTGGTGATGACCTTTTTGGTATATGTGTTAACATAGATGATTTTACACAAAGGGCAACAGTAGTACCAATTACGGAATATTTTGAAGGGTACTTAGTAGTAAAAAAGGATAGTCAATCTTCAATTAATGCTGGAGATAAATTGTCCTTCAATACAAATGGTGAACTTGAAAAGGCTAGTACTTCAAATAACACTAAAGTGAATGCAATAGCTTTATCAAAAGCATACAAATTAAATGATAGTCTCTACATAATAAATGTTAGTGTATTTGGAAATAGGGCATTGAAGGGTAGTTAA
- a CDS encoding DUF228 domain-containing protein: MSSNNITQLVKDYETKRDKLKGLMKNPSNYSATFSNNTDFRDKNLHFSNSGGTATSSKTRLENHPTKGYPYKRGVKLVVNPFTQGQPHYEPHVEPGGGDDLYGICVNIDDFTQRATVVPITEYFEGYLVAKDNSIKEKDKLKFNSNGELEKASGSTNVNAIATSDSIQLSSDVYIVSVVTYGNKALN; the protein is encoded by the coding sequence TTGTCATCTAATAATATCACACAATTAGTCAAGGACTATGAAACTAAAAGAGATAAGTTGAAAGGACTTATGAAGAATCCTAGCAATTATTCAGCTACTTTTAGTAACAATACTGATTTTAGAGATAAGAATTTGCATTTTAGTAATTCTGGTGGAACTGCAACAAGCAGCAAGACTAGATTAGAGAATCATCCAACTAAAGGTTATCCATATAAACGAGGTGTAAAACTTGTTGTAAATCCTTTTACCCAAGGCCAGCCACACTATGAACCACATGTTGAACCTGGGGGTGGTGATGATTTATACGGTATATGTGTTAACATAGATGATTTTACACAAAGGGCAACAGTAGTACCAATTACAGAATATTTTGAAGGGTATCTTGTTGCTAAAGATAATTCTATTAAGGAAAAAGATAAGCTTAAATTTAATTCAAATGGTGAGCTTGAAAAGGCTAGTGGATCTACCAATGTCAATGCTATAGCTACATCAGATTCGATTCAGTTGTCAAGTGACGTTTACATAGTAAGTGTAGTAACTTATGGAAATAAGGCTTTAAATTAA
- a CDS encoding DUF261 family protein yields the protein MKITQNNPNLISAVRQWGCYFLSLHYYIEKYKKLQFSVLDINKNYHNFVKLGYIRSNCYILNPCAVLRRFDISTSVRWEGPAYRCLDGEFEISEVKIKNTPGYHFIATNEASVLYDSLMLKERGVEYEITSRRIFKKY from the coding sequence ATGAAAATAACGCAAAATAATCCGAATTTAATTTCAGCAGTACGTCAATGGGGATGTTACTTTTTATCTCTTCATTATTACATAGAAAAGTATAAAAAGTTGCAGTTTAGTGTTCTTGATATAAATAAGAATTATCATAACTTTGTTAAGTTAGGATATATAAGAAGTAATTGTTATATTCTAAACCCATGCGCTGTGCTTAGACGGTTTGATATTAGTACAAGTGTGAGGTGGGAAGGCCCTGCTTACAGATGTTTAGATGGAGAATTTGAGATAAGTGAAGTTAAGATTAAAAATACACCAGGATATCATTTTATAGCAACTAATGAGGCATCTGTGCTTTATGATTCACTGATGCTTAAAGAGCGGGGTGTTGAATATGAAATTACATCAAGGAGAATATTTAAGAAATATTGA
- a CDS encoding DUF1506 family protein — MSSIRDRLSKLASRVISYFKNEETLKLYKGTYAYLENLASHDITFNKNNSSEFKGVLFSIKADTLASVPEINLYDIKSLHKLYTTSNLDFELKDRISDESTFYEILSIDSSVGYLTMILKEVEWK, encoded by the coding sequence ATGAGTAGCATTAGAGATAGACTTTCAAAGTTAGCATCAAGAGTAATCTCTTATTTTAAGAATGAAGAGACTTTAAAACTTTATAAAGGAACCTATGCTTACCTGGAGAATTTAGCCTCGCATGATATAACTTTCAATAAGAATAACTCAAGTGAGTTTAAGGGAGTACTCTTTAGTATAAAAGCTGACACGCTTGCAAGCGTTCCTGAAATTAATCTTTATGATATAAAATCACTTCACAAACTTTATACTACGTCCAATTTGGATTTTGAACTTAAAGATAGAATTTCAGATGAAAGTACATTTTATGAAATTCTAAGTATCGACTCTAGTGTTGGCTATCTTACTATGATTTTGAAGGAAGTAGAATGGAAGTAG
- a CDS encoding DNA adenine methylase yields MKLLSREGSKYLYSADIISLFPRHTQYIEGFFGTGAVFFAKPLAHYNILNDNSKFIYKFFYILRQDPELLYKRVRDAIIYDSIINENLDKIEYMVLRSLYSLYASSGVTMKLNRSNAKRLFLSTLQTYKSRFKEMLDNAIFTSRDIFKFLAALPRRDKVSSTFVYLDPPYSISRGNLADNRGWNLDSLERLIIEMKRYSWQFAISEFDDLSVVELFLKHNLFVNYVARSTGIASIFKKTKHEILATSYKTNKSRMDFRDTRYIQKEMFKMQA; encoded by the coding sequence TTGAAACTACTAAGTAGAGAAGGAAGTAAATACCTTTATAGTGCTGATATTATAAGTCTTTTTCCTAGGCATACCCAGTATATTGAAGGATTTTTTGGTACAGGAGCTGTATTTTTTGCAAAGCCATTAGCCCATTACAATATACTCAATGATAATTCTAAATTTATATATAAGTTTTTTTATATCTTAAGACAAGACCCTGAGTTGCTCTACAAGCGTGTAAGAGATGCAATTATTTATGATAGCATTATTAATGAGAACCTGGACAAAATCGAATACATGGTTTTGCGAAGTTTGTATTCACTTTATGCTTCATCCGGCGTAACTATGAAGTTAAATCGAAGTAATGCTAAGAGATTGTTTTTAAGTACCCTTCAAACTTATAAATCTAGATTTAAAGAGATGCTTGATAATGCAATATTTACGTCACGTGATATTTTTAAATTTTTAGCAGCACTACCTAGGCGAGATAAGGTAAGCTCAACATTTGTATATCTTGACCCTCCATATTCAATTTCACGTGGCAATCTTGCTGATAATCGTGGATGGAATTTAGATTCTCTAGAGAGACTTATTATAGAGATGAAGAGATATAGTTGGCAATTTGCAATAAGTGAATTTGATGATTTAAGTGTAGTTGAGCTTTTCTTAAAGCATAATCTTTTTGTAAATTATGTAGCACGCTCAACTGGTATAGCTAGTATTTTTAAGAAAACTAAACATGAAATACTAGCTACTTCATACAAAACTAATAAGTCAAGGATGGACTTCCGTGATACTCGTTATATTCAAAAGGAAATGTTTAAAATGCAGGCGTAA
- a CDS encoding DUF1463 family protein has product MTQCYDLRNIVFSIGGHEIQSGKLELTSEPTTRAVASSEDRGFPIVSFRDPRTIVFIFNIEVSIGTYDYKLLTKLSKDQFYNMSKSKNERMLDLVFNDLEDIKIISNSAFFAEEPSRSYSAEAEKVTFEIRAVGCTVDN; this is encoded by the coding sequence ATGACACAATGTTATGATTTAAGAAACATAGTTTTTTCAATTGGCGGGCATGAGATTCAAAGCGGTAAGTTAGAACTTACAAGTGAACCTACAACAAGAGCGGTAGCTAGCAGTGAAGATAGAGGGTTTCCCATAGTTAGCTTTAGAGACCCTAGAACCATTGTTTTTATATTCAATATTGAGGTTTCAATTGGAACTTATGATTACAAACTGCTAACAAAGCTTTCAAAAGACCAATTCTATAACATGTCCAAAAGTAAAAATGAAAGAATGTTAGATTTAGTATTCAATGACTTGGAAGACATCAAAATCATATCTAACTCTGCATTTTTTGCAGAAGAACCTTCAAGAAGCTACTCTGCTGAGGCTGAAAAGGTTACTTTTGAGATAAGAGCAGTTGGATGCACAGTTGATAATTAA
- a CDS encoding single-stranded DNA-binding protein has product MMRRVLVFDINSLSMSGRLTRDCELNYTSNSLSILKFTLANNRGVRRRSSWESQAQFFDCVIFGSKAESLAVLLKRGVQVVLSGSLVL; this is encoded by the coding sequence ATGATGAGGAGAGTTCTGGTGTTTGATATTAACTCTTTAAGTATGTCTGGTCGTTTAACAAGAGACTGTGAGCTTAATTATACTAGTAATAGTCTTTCTATATTAAAATTTACTCTGGCTAATAATAGAGGTGTTAGGAGGCGTAGTTCATGGGAGAGCCAAGCACAATTTTTTGACTGTGTGATTTTTGGCTCTAAAGCTGAGAGTCTTGCTGTTTTGCTTAAACGAGGGGTTCAAGTTGTACTTAGTGGATCCCTTGTCTTGTGA